The DNA segment TCAGCGCGCATCGAGCACGCTGGGGCCGCTGGGCCGGGCGCTGCTCGTCGCAGGAAAGCTCGAGGGCTTCCTGCCCGCCGAGGTGATCGATCACGACGTCGCGCCGATCGCGATCGAGCCGGCTCCGGGTTCGATCGCGCATGGACAGCGGCTGGCACAGCTCTGCACCGGATGCCACCAGCCGAACCTCGCCGGTGGTCGGATGTCGCACGGGGGGCCCTCGGCGCCACCCGCCTCCAACCTCACGCCTGGGAACGTGCAGCTGGCCGCCTGGTCGCGCGAGGATTTCATCCACGCCATGCGGACCGGCGACAGACCGGACGGCACTCCGATCAATGGCCGCTACATGCCCTGGCGCGCCATCGGACAATCGACCGACGAAGAGCTGGATGCGCTGTGGCGCTACCTGAAGACGGTACCGCCCGCGACGCCGGCACCGCAGAACTAAGTCCGGTCCGTATCCCAACAGGGCAACACGCACGCGCGTTTCATGCAGGCGTTTGGGTAGATAGCGCGGCCGGTTCCGGTGTCTGGTTGTGGGCGCTGAATGCGGGTGACATCATCTTGAGCCTCGAGGGGATGCACCCTTCGCCACGTTCGCAATGGCCCGAAGGTCGGGTAGGAGGAGAACCTCATGCGTCGTTTCCTCATGCTTGCGTTGCTGCTGCTGCACGGCGCCGCCTGGGCCGCCGAACCGCCGGCGCGCGTGATCGTCATCGGCACCTACCACTTCAGCAATCCGGGGCAGGACAAGGCCAACGTGGACGCGGTGGACGTCACCGTGCCCCAGCGGCAGGCGGAACTGCAGGCGGTGACCGATGCCCTTGCGACCTTCCAACCGACGTTCGTCGGCGTCGAGTGGCCCGCCGATGCCGCGCGCGAGCAATACGCGCGCCATCTTGCCGGCACGCTGCCGCCGTCCAGCAACGAAGTCGTGCAGCTGGGATTCCGGCTGGCCAAACAGGTGGGGCTCACGCAGGTCCACGGGTTGGACGTGCCGGGCGATTTTCCCTTCGAACCGTTGAGTGCATGGGCGCAGGCGAACGGGAAGGCGGGCGATCTGGACGCGTTGATGGCGCAGGCCCAGGGCATCACCGCGCGCATCACCGCGTT comes from the Pseudoxanthomonas sp. YR558 genome and includes:
- a CDS encoding DUF5694 domain-containing protein, whose translation is MRRFLMLALLLLHGAAWAAEPPARVIVIGTYHFSNPGQDKANVDAVDVTVPQRQAELQAVTDALATFQPTFVGVEWPADAAREQYARHLAGTLPPSSNEVVQLGFRLAKQVGLTQVHGLDVPGDFPFEPLSAWAQANGKAGDLDALMAQAQGITARITALQATHSIGGVLREMNTARATEEAASFYAEFLRYGSGDQQPGVELNAAWAKRNYAICARLLQALKPGDRAVVFYGQGHVPQLAACLRSAPGVELVEAGAFLPAS